One part of the Glycine max cultivar Williams 82 chromosome 14, Glycine_max_v4.0, whole genome shotgun sequence genome encodes these proteins:
- the LOC102665099 gene encoding uncharacterized protein, giving the protein MCCGGRICMLCTCLVLVVIAIGLVFGFGVFKHGFHKIKDTVSFCDSCGGGGRPFIGYAPPPLF; this is encoded by the coding sequence ATGTGTTGTGGGGGGAGAATTTGCATGCTTTGCACGTGTCTGGTTCTGGTGGTGATCGCCATCGGGTTGGTATTCGGGTTCGGAGTGTTCAAGCATGGATTCCACAAGATCAAAGACACTGTTAGTTTCTGCGATTCTTGCGGCGGCGGAGGAAGGCCTTTCATCGGTTATGCACCGCCGCCATTGTTCTAG
- the LOC100810975 gene encoding uncharacterized protein At1g08160 has protein sequence MLASVEEELGTPKQPRNQHSQQSEAPNSLANTRAIFGQPRLQRTKPIIWCAAILCFIFSLVLIFFGIATLILYLSMKPRNPTFDIPNASLNVVYFDSPQYLNGEFTLLANFSNPNRRIGLRFESLNIELFYSDRLVSSQTIKPFTQRPRETRLQSVNLISSLVFLPQDVGVKLQRQVENNRVNYNARGTFKVRFNIGLVHLSYSLYSTCQIEMTSPPAGILVARQCITNR, from the coding sequence ATGCTAGCCTCTGTCGAAGAAGAACTTGGCACACCAAAACAACCAAGGAATCAACATTCTCAGCAATCAGAAGCACCAAATTCCCTTGCCAACACTAGAGCAATTTTCGGGCAACCTCGACTTCAAAGGACAAAACCAATTATATGGTGTGCTGCAATACTGTGCTTCATATTCAGCCTAGTGCTTATCTTCTTTGGAATTGCAACACTGATTCTCTACCTTTCCATGAAACCACGAAACCCCACGTTTGACATTCCCAATGCAAGCCTCAATGTGGTGTACTTTGACTCACCACAGTACCTCAATGGTGAATTCACTCTCCTTGCAAATTTTTCCAATCCTAACAGGAGAATTGGGCTGAGGTTTGAGTCCTTGAACATTGAGCTTTTCTACTCAGACAGACTCGTGTCTTCACAAACAATCAAGCCTTTCACTCAAAGGCCAAGGGAAACCAGGCTGCAATCAGTGAACTTGATATCAAGCTTGGTGTTTTTACCGCAAGATGTTGGTGTAAAACTTCAAAGGCAAGTGGAGAATAACAGGGTCAATTACAATGCAAGGGGAACATTTAAGGTGAGGTTCAATATTGGCCTTGTCCATTTATCTTACTCTCTGTATAGCACATGCCAGATAGAGATGACTAGTCCTCCAGCTGGTATTCTAGTAGCAAGACAATGCATAACAAACCGATGA